From the Chryseobacterium fluminis genome, the window CCTTAAGTTCTTTTACTCAAAAATTTTCGGATTCTTCCGGCCTCCTTACCAACATCTACATCATTAGCTGTTACAGAGATTTCTTCGCAAATGGGTGTTTATACGTAATTGTAAATCAGGTACTTTTACGCTATTTGATGTTTTTTTTTGTACATACCTTGTGGGGGTATAATTGCTTATGAAATTATTTTGTTTGCAACCCTATATACTGATCTGATTTACTAGATCGCAAGGAAAAATGTAAACTTTTTGTTTGAATTCTGTTTGTTTTAGGTCGTTCTGCATTTAAACGTGTTTTAATTGCAGTCAGTCAAAATGATAGCTATGGAAAAAGTATCGATCTCTGGTGCTTCCCTGCCCGGTGGAGGAGGAGCAATAAAAGGAATAGGCGAAACATTTCAGCCCAATTCATTTTCAGGAACCGCCGCCTATACAATCCCGGTTCCCATAACGACTGGCCGTGGGTTAGCGCCGTCCCTTTCGTTGGCTTACAATTCCGGATCGGGTAACAGTATCTTTGGCGTAGGCTGGGATGTCGAAATCCCCGAATTTACAATTCGAACCGAAAAAGGAATCCCCAAATATGACGGAACCGATATTTTTCTCTTTTCCGGAAAAGAACTGGTACCTAAAGAAAATGCGACCCGCACCGAAATTGATCAACAAGGTGATATATGGAGTATTCGTATTTATTTTCCACGTGTGGAAGATGATTATTCCCGTATCGAATATCATAAAAACCAAACCACCGATGAGAGCTTCTGGCGTACATTCGCAACCAATAATACGGTATCGGAATACGGATCGGTTCCCGAAGCGCGTGTTGCCGATCCCGATAATGCGGCCCGGATCTTTAGCTGGCAAATCGTTTCGATAACCGATCCCAAAGGAAATAAAGTTCAGTTTCGGTACCAACGGGAAAACGATCAGGAAACAGGAGTATTAAACCGAGGCGCCTTTACACGAAATTATATTGACCGTATTTTTTACGGCAATTATTACAATACTTCTAAAGAAGAAAAATTTGCCTTCGAAGTTATTTTTGACTACGGATCGCATGAACTGGATAATTTAACAACAACTGCGGCCGACCCCTATGCTGAGGTACGTCCGTCGGCATGCCGACCGGATCCGTTTTCTTCGTTTAGGAGTGGCTTCGAACTGCGCACTTATCGCAGGTGCCAAAATATACTGCTGTTTCATCATTTTGAAAACGAAAACAACGGAAATCCCTTTCTGGTAAGCCGTTTGCAACTTGCCTATTATGATACAACAGATTATAGTAAGGTACCGGATCAGACCGCAGTGATCTCCTGCCTGAAAAAGGTAACCATTACAGGATGTAGAATTCAAAGTGACGGCAGTTACGAGTTATTAGCAAAACCGGATCTGGAGCTTACTTTTTCGGTATTTGATGTGGCACCAACTGCAACGTTTAGTACGTTAACTGTTGCAGATGATGGGACTATTCCCGGAAACCTCGATGCAGGCGATTTCCTTCCGGTTGATTTAAACGGCGCCGGCTTACCCGGCATTTTATATACCCGCGATAGCGGATCGTTGTATTATAATCCGAAAGGAAGCGGCCATTATTCCGAACCGGAAACCGTACCTGATTTTGCCGTGGGCGATTCGGGTGTCATTACCGATTTACAGGGTAATGGAATTAAAGACCTGATGGTAAGCAGTCCACCCGGATATTATTCCAATACCGGACAAGGCTGGGAACCGTTCCAACCGTTTGAACAATATCCAAGTGCATTGGCCGTAACGGAATCGGTGGATTTGAGCGGGAATGGTAAATCGGATTTTCTGGTGATTATCTGACGGTTTATCCCGGATTGGGAACCTTTGGATATGGCAAACCGCAACAAGTACCGGCGCCGGAAGATTTCCCGTTACAAAGTCAGAATTCAGGAAAAACATCGGTCACTTTTGCCGATTTGTTTGGTGACGGATTACAGCATCGGGTTGCCGTGGCAAACGGAACGGTTTATTGTTGGCCTAACTTAGGATACGGCCGGTTTGGGCAACGTATCGAATTAATAAATGCGCCATATTTTGAAGCCGGTTTTGATGCTTCCCGATTCTATTTTGCCGATCTGAATGGAACCGGTACTATGGATATTGTATATGCATTAGACAATACGGTTCAGCTATTTCTCAATAAAAGTGGAAATAGTTTTTCGGACGCAATTACTATTACTTTACCGGAATCGTTCGATACATTGGATAGCCTTCATTTTGCCGATATACTGGGAACCGGAACGAGTTGCCTGATTTTTTCGAAACTAACCGGTACGCCACGGCATTATTACCTGAATTTTTCGGGAGTCGATCCACTGGACATCGCTATGGTAACGCTAAAACCCTATTTGCTTACCGAAACCAATAACAATACCGGTAGCCGCACGGCTTTGCATTATTCCAGTTCGGTGCGCTTTTATCTGGAAGACGAACAAGCCGGAAAACCCTGGAAAACCCGTTTGTTTTTCCCGGTTCAGGTGATCGACCGCATTACGCAGACGGATGCTGTTTCGCAATCGTGCTACGTTCAGGAGTTTGCATATCACGACGGATATTATGATCCTGTGGAAAGAAGTTTCCGCGGATTTGGTTTTGTAGAAACATGGGATACACAAACCTACGAAGCGTTTACCGCGACCATCCAGAATCTGGAGTTCCCAGTAAACGAGGTCAATAAAGAATTGTTTGTCCCTCCGGTATACACCAAAAAATGGTTTAATACCGGAGTGTTTGAAAGTTATGATGCATTACAGGAGCAATACCGGGCCGATTTCTTTAAGGGTGATGCTAATGCCTATGATTTTCCGGACCATGTGTTTGCTGCCGATATTTATACCGCCAATGGCAAAACGCTTCGGGAAGCTTTTGTAGCCTTAAACGGAAGCAGTATCCGGACGGAAGTTTACGGGTTAGATGATCAACCCGAATCGAGCGTGCCTTATGCGGTAGAACAATCTAATTATGCCGTGGCTTTGATTCAGCCGGCATCCGATGAAGAACATGCAATTTTCCGCGTCGATCCACGGGAACATATTGCTTATCATTACGAACGCAACGCAATCGATCCGCGGGTAGAACAACAATTTACACTCGAAGTAGATCCTCAAAGCGGTACAGTAAAACGCTCCTGTACCGTTTATCTGCCGCGCCGTACATCATCAACCAAAGGCGTTTCGTTATATCCAGAACAACAACAGCTCTTGGCGACTTTTACAACGACCGATGTGATCAATACCGATGACAGCGAAATGTATTGGGCGGGAATCGTAGGCCAGGAGAAGGCGTTTCAATTGTCGGGCTTTGCCCTGGAAAAGGGTAAAGGATACATGGATTTCGATTACTGTAATCACCTCATAGAAGAGGCGCTGCAAAATATCATTCCTTATGGAGTATCACCCGGAGAAGCGGTTGCGGCCTTGCAGTTTTCCTGGACCCGCAATTATTTCTGGAATGAAACACAAGATGATTTTTTACCATTACTCACCATCGCCTCGCGGGGATTACAGGCGTATACTGCCACAGCACAGTTTACCCAAAATTATATCGATTCGGCCTATAAAGGGAAATTAACGAATGATGTTGTTACCAATGCCGGATTTGTTTTCGATAAAGAAACGGGCTACTGGTGGAATAACGGAACGGTACAAACTTATTTCAAATCCGATACACCGGAGCTGTTTTTCCTGCCTAATGAAGTGATCAACCCTTTTGTTCC encodes:
- a CDS encoding SpvB/TcaC N-terminal domain-containing protein, which translates into the protein MEKVSISGASLPGGGGAIKGIGETFQPNSFSGTAAYTIPVPITTGRGLAPSLSLAYNSGSGNSIFGVGWDVEIPEFTIRTEKGIPKYDGTDIFLFSGKELVPKENATRTEIDQQGDIWSIRIYFPRVEDDYSRIEYHKNQTTDESFWRTFATNNTVSEYGSVPEARVADPDNAARIFSWQIVSITDPKGNKVQFRYQRENDQETGVLNRGAFTRNYIDRIFYGNYYNTSKEEKFAFEVIFDYGSHELDNLTTTAADPYAEVRPSACRPDPFSSFRSGFELRTYRRCQNILLFHHFENENNGNPFLVSRLQLAYYDTTDYSKVPDQTAVISCLKKVTITGCRIQSDGSYELLAKPDLELTFSVFDVAPTATFSTLTVADDGTIPGNLDAGDFLPVDLNGAGLPGILYTRDSGSLYYNPKGSGHYSEPETVPDFAVGDSGVITDLQGNGIKDLMVSSPPGYYSNTGQGWEPFQPFEQYPSALAVTESVDLSGNGKSDFLVII